In Nocardia sp. XZ_19_385, the sequence CTCGCCGAACAGGGCGTCATCGTCAGCACCATCGCGCCCGGATACGCGCCCGACCCGGAGGCGGTGGCCGACGCCATCGTCGACTGTGTCGAACATCAGCGGGCCGGGTTAGTGGTCGTGCCGCCCAACGGGTGGTTTCGCACCGCGGTTCCGGACCCCGTTCAGCTGAGGCACACGATGCGGCGGATGCTAGGCATGGTCTGAGGGTTTCACAGATCACGCAAAACGCGCTTGAGGACCTTCCCGGTCGGGTTGCGGGGCAGTTCATCGACGAACAGCACATCCCGCGGGACCTTGAACCGGGCCAGGTTCTGCTTCACATGATCGCGCACCTCGTCTTCGGTGAGCGAATGACCTTCGCGCACAACGACAACCGTGCGCAGCCGCTGGCCGTGCTTGGGGTCCTCGACGCCGAAGGCGGTGACCTCCTCGACGGCGGGATGGGCGGCGAGCAGCTCCTCCACCTCGCCGGGGAAGACGTTCTCGCCGCCGGAGACGATCATGTCGTCGTCCCGGCCGTCGACGAAAAGCCTTCCGGCGCGGTCGAAATGGCCGACGTCGCCGGTGGACATGAGTTTGCCGATGCGGTCCTTGTCGCCGCCGCCGGTGTAGCCCTCGAACTGGTAGGTGTTACCGACGAAGATGCGGCCGGTCTTGCCCGGTGGCAGCTCGAAACCGTTGTTGTCCAGGATCTTCACGGTGGTGCTCGGGGCGGGCGTGCCGACACAACCGGGTTCTTCCGCGAGATCGGCCGGGGTGGCGATGGTCGCATAGGCCACCTCCGTGGAGCCGTACACGTTGTAGACCACCGGGCCGAAAGCTTCGGTGACGCGCTGGCACAGGTCCGCACCCAGCTGCGAGCCCGCGACGAAGATGATGCGCAGGCGCGAAAGGTTCTTTCCGGCACGGGATTCCGGAGGCAAATCGACCAGGCGCTGCAGCATCACCGGGACCGCGACCAAGGCGGTCGCACCGTTCTCGTCGAGGCTGTCGATGACGGCCTGCGGGTCGAACCGGCGGCGGATCACGAGCGTGGAACCGAATCCGACCGCCATCATGACGTGCGCGAACCCGAGCGTGTGAAACAGGGGCGCAGGGCATTCGGTGATTTCCCGGGCCCGGAACGGGACTCGGCCGAGGATCGCGCCCAGCGGGGCAAGGGAACTCGGTTCGCTGCGCGGTGCGCCCTTCGGGGTGCCGGTGGTGCCGCTGGTCAGCAGGATGATCCGGGCCGAGGTGGTGGCGCGCCGCGGCGCCGTGCGGGCTCCGCTCGCGATCAGGTTGTCCAAGGTGTCGACGCCGGGTTTGTCGGTCCAGGCCCGGTAGCGGCCCCGGGCGGGCGCGAGGTCGCCCAGGATGCCCGCGTATTCGTCGTCGTACACCAGCAGGTCGGTGCCTTCACGGCTGACCACCTCACGCAGCTGCGGGCCGGCGAAATCGGTGTTCAACAAGACGATTCGGGCCCCGCACTTGGCGGCGGCGAACACCGCGTAGTGGAACCCGCGATGGTTGCGGGCCAGGATCGCGACCCCTTCGCCGTCGCGCAGACCCCGCGCTCGCCATGCGTTCGCCAAAGCCGTTGTGCGCTCGTCGAGTTCACGGAAGGTGACGGTGCCGAGTTCATCGATGATGGCCGGGCGATTCCGGTAGCGCTGCGCGGCGACGGTGACCAAACCGCCCATCATCCCCGAACGCACCACCGCCGCACCCATTTTCGCCAGCCGGTCCGGCCGCTCGGGTGTTACGAGTCCGGCGCGCACCGCGAGCGAGGCGTAATACGCCTCGTCGGCCACCCGCCGCACCGCCGTACCAATCGGGTTGGCGAACTTCATCACCCGACCCTCCTCTGCTCTCCACGGCCACTCTGCGGGCATATGACTTCACAGTAGGGTCTGCCACATCGATCCGTCGACCGAATGCCCCCGTGCGATCCGGCCGAACGGCTCGGCAATGATGGACGAATGTCCAGCCACGCGCCTCTGCAGATCACCGTCGACGACCTCAGCGGTCCGGACATCGCCGCGCTGCTCACCCAGCACCTCGCCGACATGTACGCCCACTCCCCCGAGGACAGCGTGCACGCCCTGGACCTGGACGAACTCCGCAAACCAGAGATCACCTTCTGGGCCGCGCGGGACGGTGGCACCCTGGTCGGCTGCACCGCCTTGAAGGAACTCGACCCCACCCACGGCGAGATCAAATCCATGCGCACCGCCACCGACTACACCGGACGCGGCATCGCCGCCACGCTGCTCACCCACCTCATCTCCGAAGCCCGCGCCCGCGGCTACGCGCGCCTGAGCCTGGAAACCGGCACCTCCGACTTCTTCGCCCCCGCGGTCCGCCTCTACCAGCGCCACAGCTTCGATTTCTGCGGCCCCTTCGCCGGCTACACCGAGGACCCGCACAGCATCTTCATGACGCTGGAGCTCTGAGCACGAAACCTGTTCCAGCGGACCTATATTGGTGATCATGACGGCCGGGGGCAACACACGTACGAGACGCAGCCCCAAGTGGTGGCTCGTCGCGACCAATGCGGTGACGGTGCTGGTCACGCTCTGCTACGCCGTGCTGCTGTGGAACACGGGCACGGAGGGTGAATTCTTCGTGGGGCTGTTCGGTCTGCTGGCCCTACTGGGCCTCGGTGTGGTCTGGATCATCATCACCATCATCGGCTTGCTCGCCTACCGCACCTTCCTGGCGAGCCTGATCACCCCGCTGATCGTCCTTACCGGAATGGGACTCGCCTGGGCCGAGATTCCCCAGAAACTGGCCTGGTGGGCGTCCCGCGACGCCCTCGGCAGGGCGGCCTCGACCTGCGACGAGCACGGAGACAGCGGCCGGATAGGCGTCTACACCATCACTCGAGTTCAGCGCACCCCCGACGGCTGCCTGTTCTACACCGATGGCGGGTTCCTCAATCGGGTCGGCTTCGCCCACCTCCCCGGCGGCGCTCCTGCCACTCCACCGGCTGTCATGCAATACACCTCG encodes:
- a CDS encoding acyl-CoA synthetase encodes the protein MKFANPIGTAVRRVADEAYYASLAVRAGLVTPERPDRLAKMGAAVVRSGMMGGLVTVAAQRYRNRPAIIDELGTVTFRELDERTTALANAWRARGLRDGEGVAILARNHRGFHYAVFAAAKCGARIVLLNTDFAGPQLREVVSREGTDLLVYDDEYAGILGDLAPARGRYRAWTDKPGVDTLDNLIASGARTAPRRATTSARIILLTSGTTGTPKGAPRSEPSSLAPLGAILGRVPFRAREITECPAPLFHTLGFAHVMMAVGFGSTLVIRRRFDPQAVIDSLDENGATALVAVPVMLQRLVDLPPESRAGKNLSRLRIIFVAGSQLGADLCQRVTEAFGPVVYNVYGSTEVAYATIATPADLAEEPGCVGTPAPSTTVKILDNNGFELPPGKTGRIFVGNTYQFEGYTGGGDKDRIGKLMSTGDVGHFDRAGRLFVDGRDDDMIVSGGENVFPGEVEELLAAHPAVEEVTAFGVEDPKHGQRLRTVVVVREGHSLTEDEVRDHVKQNLARFKVPRDVLFVDELPRNPTGKVLKRVLRDL
- a CDS encoding GNAT family N-acetyltransferase, with amino-acid sequence MSSHAPLQITVDDLSGPDIAALLTQHLADMYAHSPEDSVHALDLDELRKPEITFWAARDGGTLVGCTALKELDPTHGEIKSMRTATDYTGRGIAATLLTHLISEARARGYARLSLETGTSDFFAPAVRLYQRHSFDFCGPFAGYTEDPHSIFMTLEL